One segment of Panicum virgatum strain AP13 chromosome 1K, P.virgatum_v5, whole genome shotgun sequence DNA contains the following:
- the LOC120643549 gene encoding thioredoxin-like 3-1, chloroplastic, producing the protein MALLAPSPRALCVREAATAAAPPPHSPAACSTVGGGAAGRALWVWNGGGMGMGRRRERGERVRAEAYFWDVSKPVEMEEIDSMEKLDEALRWSVENNQAVVIDWMASWCRKCIYLKPRIEKIAGEYPGVRFYFVDVNKVPQAVVKRGNITKMPTIQLWKDGEWKAEVIGGHKAWLVMDEVREMIQKNK; encoded by the exons ATGGCGCTCCTCGCGCCGAGCCCGCGCGCGCTCTGCGTGCGggaggccgcgacggcggcggcgccgcccccgcaCTCGCCAGCCGCTTGCTCgaccgtcggcggcggggcggccgggcgggcCCTGTGGGTGTGGAACGGCGGCGGGATGGggatggggaggaggagggagcgcgGGGAGAGGGTCAGGGCGGAGGCATACTTCTGGGACGTTTCCAAGCCGGTGGAGATGGAGGAGATCGACAGCATGGAGAAGCTCGACGAGGCGCTCAGGTGGTCCGTCGAGAACAACCAGGCCGTCGTCATTGACTG GATGGCTAGTTGGTGTCGGAAATGTATTTACCTGAAGCCTAGAATTGAGAAGATAGCAGGAGAATATCCAGG AGTCAGGTTTTACTTTGTTGATGTCAATAAAGTTCCACAAGCGGTGGTAAAACGAGGGAATATAACT AAAATGCCCACTATTCAG TTATGGAAGGATGGAGAATGGAAAGCAGAGGTAATAGGAGGCCATAAAGCCTGGCTTGTGATGGATGAGGTTAGAGAAATGATCCAGAAGAACAAGTAA